A window of Sutcliffiella cohnii contains these coding sequences:
- a CDS encoding sugar ABC transporter permease produces the protein MNLISDVKTLISKNIRDYGMYIALFVIFLIFTILTDGLFISSRNISNLLDSAGYIAVLAVGVMLVIVIRHIDLSIGFLAGFLGAIAAILLMQYGLPVYVVIPVILGLGIIAGLFTGFLVAKVGIPAFVATLAGWLIYRGAILQVTEKSGTIIVQNDAFNAIGNGYIPSMMQIGGLHLLSLLIGALGIVFYIYSAISNRRNKLKYSFEVVSKQIFILQLIFVSAIIAGITWVLAGYNGFSWTVIIILLVVLVYHFFTTKTVLGRHIYAVGSNPEAAHLSGINVKKITYIVFGSMGLLSALSGILFTSRLQAATTTAGTLFELDAIAAAYVGGVSAAGGVGKVTGAIVGAVVMASLTSGMNLLGVGISYQYMIKGGVLALAVIFDVMTRRKGK, from the coding sequence ATGAATTTAATAAGTGACGTTAAAACGTTGATCAGTAAAAATATCCGTGACTACGGAATGTATATCGCTTTGTTTGTTATTTTTCTTATCTTTACTATTCTTACAGACGGATTATTTATATCTTCTCGTAACATTAGTAACTTACTAGATTCTGCAGGATATATTGCGGTTCTTGCAGTAGGTGTTATGCTCGTTATCGTCATTAGACATATCGATTTATCGATCGGATTTTTAGCAGGATTCCTCGGTGCAATTGCAGCTATTTTACTAATGCAATATGGATTACCCGTGTATGTAGTTATCCCAGTTATTTTAGGATTAGGTATTATTGCAGGATTGTTCACAGGATTTTTAGTTGCAAAAGTCGGTATTCCAGCTTTCGTAGCAACACTAGCTGGTTGGTTAATTTATCGTGGAGCTATTTTACAAGTAACAGAAAAATCAGGTACGATTATCGTTCAAAATGATGCATTTAATGCGATCGGGAATGGCTATATCCCGTCCATGATGCAAATTGGCGGATTACACTTACTCTCTTTATTAATTGGTGCACTAGGAATAGTCTTCTATATTTATAGTGCGATTTCGAACCGTCGTAACAAATTGAAGTACAGTTTTGAAGTAGTTTCTAAACAGATCTTTATTTTACAATTAATATTTGTATCAGCAATTATTGCTGGAATCACATGGGTTTTAGCTGGATACAACGGTTTCTCATGGACTGTAATCATCATTTTATTAGTTGTTTTAGTGTATCACTTCTTCACTACGAAAACAGTGTTAGGTAGACATATTTATGCAGTTGGTAGTAACCCAGAAGCAGCACATTTAAGCGGTATTAATGTTAAAAAAATAACGTACATCGTTTTCGGTTCGATGGGATTGCTATCTGCGTTATCAGGTATTTTATTTACCTCTCGATTACAAGCTGCAACAACAACTGCAGGTACGTTATTTGAGCTTGATGCGATTGCAGCAGCTTACGTTGGTGGTGTATCAGCAGCAGGTGGAGTTGGTAAAGTGACAGGTGCGATCGTCGGTGCTGTCGTTATGGCATCGTTAACGAGTGGAATGAACTTGCTAGGTGTTGGTATTTCCTATCAATACATGATTAAAGGTGGCGTACTTGCATTAGCAGTTATTTTTGATGTTATGACGAGAAGAAAAGGAAAATAA
- a CDS encoding sugar ABC transporter ATP-binding protein, whose product MSEYILEMKQISKEFTGVKALDNVNFKVKKGEIHCLVGENGAGKSTLMKVLSGVYPYGTYGGDIVYEGNIQQFNKISDSVQAGIVIIYQELALFPDLTVYENIFAGNEMKQRGFIDWNETIVEAKKLLEKVNLDVNPETLVKDLGVGKRQLIEIAKALSKDVKLLILDEPTAALNEDDSENLLKLLDGLRKQGITCIMISHKLKEVISIADNATVIRDGQTIGTLDASKGEVTENTIIKNMVGREIKDIYPKREKKVFGENVLELKNWSAYDQKLSRHVVKNANLNVRKGEIIGLAGLMGSGRTELALSIFGNAKGYKLQGDLMLDGVPKVLKHPSDAIKSGIAYVTEDRKGDGLFLAQDIKSNISAANLHGIASNGVINDNEEIKVADNYKSSLHIKAASLEQLVGKLSGGNQQKVSLGKWLFVGPKLLILDEPTRGIDVGAKFEIYTVMNKLIEEGMSIIMISSELGEVLGMSDRVYVMAEGEIKGELPIEEADQEKIMQLATQ is encoded by the coding sequence ATGAGCGAATATATACTGGAGATGAAACAGATTTCAAAGGAATTTACGGGAGTGAAGGCGCTCGACAATGTCAATTTTAAGGTAAAAAAGGGTGAGATTCACTGTTTAGTTGGTGAAAATGGGGCTGGAAAGTCAACACTAATGAAAGTACTTAGTGGTGTTTATCCTTATGGAACTTACGGAGGAGATATTGTTTACGAAGGTAATATACAACAATTTAATAAAATTAGCGATAGTGTTCAAGCGGGCATCGTCATCATTTACCAGGAGTTAGCTCTGTTTCCAGATCTCACAGTTTATGAAAATATATTCGCCGGCAATGAAATGAAGCAGAGAGGATTCATTGACTGGAATGAGACGATTGTAGAAGCGAAAAAGCTACTAGAAAAAGTGAATCTCGATGTGAATCCAGAAACGCTTGTCAAAGATTTAGGTGTAGGGAAACGTCAGCTAATTGAAATTGCGAAAGCGTTAAGTAAAGACGTAAAACTTCTCATCCTCGATGAACCAACTGCGGCATTAAATGAAGATGATAGTGAGAACTTATTAAAACTATTAGATGGCCTTCGGAAACAAGGAATTACTTGTATTATGATTTCTCATAAATTGAAAGAAGTTATTTCGATAGCGGACAATGCAACGGTTATTCGTGACGGACAAACAATTGGAACGTTAGATGCATCTAAAGGAGAAGTAACAGAAAATACGATTATTAAAAACATGGTAGGTCGTGAAATCAAAGATATTTATCCGAAGCGAGAAAAGAAAGTATTTGGAGAGAACGTACTAGAGTTAAAAAATTGGTCTGCATATGATCAAAAGCTAAGCAGACATGTAGTGAAAAATGCAAACCTTAACGTTAGAAAAGGTGAAATTATTGGTTTGGCAGGCTTAATGGGCTCTGGTCGAACGGAACTTGCCTTAAGTATTTTCGGTAATGCGAAAGGGTATAAATTGCAAGGGGATTTAATGCTAGATGGAGTTCCGAAAGTGTTAAAGCATCCTAGTGACGCAATTAAATCTGGTATCGCGTACGTTACGGAAGATCGAAAGGGAGATGGGTTGTTTTTAGCGCAAGACATTAAAAGCAATATTTCTGCCGCCAATTTACATGGAATTGCGAGCAACGGAGTTATTAATGACAACGAGGAAATTAAAGTAGCAGACAATTACAAGTCATCGTTGCACATAAAAGCTGCCTCGTTAGAACAACTCGTTGGAAAATTAAGCGGTGGTAACCAGCAAAAAGTTTCGTTAGGAAAGTGGCTATTTGTCGGCCCTAAACTCCTCATATTAGATGAACCTACTCGGGGAATTGACGTAGGGGCGAAATTTGAAATTTATACGGTCATGAACAAGCTGATTGAAGAAGGAATGAGTATTATTATGATATCTTCCGAGCTTGGAGAAGTATTGGGAATGAGTGACAGAGTATATGTCATGGCTGAAGGAGAAATAAAAGGCGAATTACCAATAGAAGAAGCCGACCAAGAAAAAATAATGCAACTTGCAACACAATAG
- a CDS encoding sugar ABC transporter substrate-binding protein, which produces MVATLLIGMLAACSGATGGSSSVSVGIVLPTKDEPRWVQDEQRFKDALADSEYTTEILFSQGSSAKEKENVETLLNKGIDVLIIAPHDGAAAGSAVEAAKKEGVTVIAYDRLITETDAVDYYVTFDSVAVGAAQGQYLIDNVEGSNVPLYLYAGASSDNNAFLFFQGAWEVLQPKIADGTFVIANSSEAVALKDKNELTRDELGKILGQVTTNWDPSEAINKAQTHLTAAGANLKGDIAILAPNDGTARSIADVYGSDSDISSYVISGQDAEKASIQYIIDGKQSMTVFKDVRTLVADAIGMAIDILDGKTPSTTGSYNNGKVDVKAKQTNVIVVDQENVKKELIDSGYYEASEFTGL; this is translated from the coding sequence ATGGTTGCGACGTTGTTAATTGGTATGTTAGCAGCTTGTAGTGGTGCAACTGGCGGAAGTAGCAGTGTGAGCGTGGGTATCGTTTTACCGACGAAAGATGAGCCTAGATGGGTGCAAGATGAACAGCGCTTTAAAGATGCATTAGCTGATTCAGAGTACACAACAGAAATTTTATTTAGCCAAGGTTCTTCAGCAAAAGAAAAAGAAAACGTAGAAACGTTACTTAATAAAGGAATTGACGTATTGATCATTGCTCCTCATGATGGGGCAGCAGCTGGTTCTGCAGTAGAAGCAGCGAAAAAAGAAGGCGTAACAGTAATCGCATATGATCGTTTAATTACTGAAACAGATGCAGTGGATTACTATGTAACTTTTGACTCTGTTGCTGTAGGTGCAGCACAAGGTCAATATTTAATCGATAATGTGGAAGGTTCTAACGTACCTCTTTACTTATATGCAGGTGCTTCTTCTGACAACAACGCATTTTTATTCTTCCAAGGAGCTTGGGAAGTGCTTCAACCGAAAATTGCGGATGGTACTTTTGTTATCGCAAACTCTAGTGAAGCAGTAGCGTTAAAAGATAAAAATGAACTTACTCGTGACGAGTTAGGGAAAATTTTAGGGCAAGTAACAACGAACTGGGATCCTAGTGAAGCTATTAATAAAGCGCAAACTCACTTAACGGCAGCTGGAGCAAACTTAAAAGGTGATATTGCCATTTTAGCACCAAACGATGGTACAGCTCGTTCTATCGCTGATGTTTACGGTTCCGATTCTGATATTTCTAGCTATGTCATCTCAGGACAAGATGCAGAAAAAGCGTCTATTCAGTACATCATTGACGGTAAGCAATCTATGACAGTATTTAAAGATGTACGTACACTTGTTGCAGATGCAATCGGTATGGCAATCGATATTTTAGATGGTAAGACACCTTCTACTACAGGTTCATACAACAACGGTAAAGTGGATGTAAAAGCGAAACAAACGAACGTCATTGTTGTAGACCAAGAGAACGTGAAAAAAGAGTTAATCGACTCTGGTTATTATGAAGCAAGCGAGTTTACTGGACTGTAA
- a CDS encoding C39 family peptidase, with translation MKKRIIVTTSVGLVLVLLFLNAPKDEAKTVNEYDEESLQIGNQHLRQEEIAVKERPDELLEKFVLREEIELKLWDEGEEVEEIQTLLNKFGYSIEENGVFGLQMKEAVEDFQTNLSLDATGSIDYATYKKLVITESSNLADDYIVSLQNKRTMQETFIPIPTLIQTPELPNGCEITSLTTILNYYGYDVSKTVMSDHYLPKKPFTYKDGKRFGTNPHEYYAGEPRSQHGGWYSFAPPIVEAGNMYLEEQGSTMRTIDITGSSKEDIIYYVNEGFPIVIWTTLDLSPPRMNSHWYLQDSGQYYEAQTNLHVVVLNGFTDDKVHVMNPLIGQVTYDAEAFFRVYEQMGQHAIIVN, from the coding sequence ATGAAGAAAAGGATTATAGTTACAACTTCAGTTGGTTTAGTTTTAGTCTTATTGTTTTTGAATGCTCCAAAAGATGAGGCGAAGACAGTAAATGAATACGATGAAGAGAGCCTGCAAATAGGGAATCAACATTTGAGGCAGGAAGAAATTGCAGTGAAGGAACGACCTGATGAGCTTTTAGAAAAGTTTGTTCTTCGTGAAGAAATCGAGTTAAAGCTATGGGATGAAGGAGAAGAGGTTGAAGAAATTCAAACGTTATTAAACAAATTCGGCTACTCCATAGAAGAGAATGGAGTGTTTGGATTGCAAATGAAAGAAGCGGTAGAGGATTTCCAAACAAACTTATCACTGGATGCAACGGGATCAATCGATTATGCAACATATAAGAAACTAGTGATAACCGAGTCTAGCAACCTAGCAGATGATTATATAGTTAGTTTACAAAATAAAAGAACGATGCAAGAAACGTTTATTCCGATTCCAACACTTATTCAAACACCTGAGTTGCCGAACGGTTGTGAAATCACTTCATTAACGACCATTCTTAACTACTACGGTTATGATGTTTCAAAGACAGTAATGTCTGATCACTATTTACCGAAAAAACCTTTTACTTATAAGGATGGTAAACGATTTGGAACGAACCCACACGAATACTACGCAGGTGAACCGAGGTCGCAACATGGTGGATGGTATAGTTTCGCTCCTCCCATTGTCGAAGCGGGAAACATGTATTTAGAAGAACAGGGTAGTACGATGCGTACGATTGATATTACTGGTAGTAGCAAAGAAGATATTATTTATTACGTTAACGAGGGTTTTCCTATCGTTATATGGACAACGTTAGATTTAAGTCCGCCAAGAATGAATTCTCATTGGTATTTGCAAGATAGTGGACAGTATTATGAAGCACAAACGAATTTGCATGTTGTTGTACTGAATGGATTTACAGACGATAAAGTGCATGTTATGAACCCGTTAATTGGTCAAGTTACGTATGATGCGGAAGCTTTCTTTCGTGTTTATGAACAAATGGGTCAGCACGCCATTATTGTGAACTAA
- a CDS encoding LVIVD repeat-containing protein yields the protein MKRRNLLVTTTLAGALAFSSLMPSAFAHDALEGIGNKVGEAFTPEEIEEMQLGYTSEGSKNVRFLSEVASKQIEPINGSQKNMADVYAHKGFAYTGTHTAGGGNGGVRVFDLSNPSDPQEVAVFANEIPHTWQEKVIVKSVNTPHFRGDLAVVSVQQTSRNNANRPDSVGGVLLYDVSDPYNPERLGFYPLDRRVTGTHELYLTTQGNRPLLLTSNPYADYYTHGTERDFQIIDVSDPTNPEKIWEWDARDLEEVPENWNGYNWTDPNDRPRAVFNHSVITDNNGHYAYVSMWDLGTVIFDIRNPEEPVYLGRTSYEPHVKGAAHSAALAKGGNILIETREVANPVGEGFESAYGYTRIYDIKDKTNPVLLSQFTTDLTYDVPNPPVSTFAKTVHDPKVQGNTLYLSYYSGGVISVDITDPTNPVQIGQYTPERGNTWGVFVDRNYVLGSDMNSGLKVLLKNNAGGNGNTPTP from the coding sequence GTGAAAAGAAGGAACCTATTAGTTACAACAACTCTAGCAGGAGCGCTTGCATTTTCATCGTTAATGCCATCAGCTTTTGCTCATGATGCACTTGAAGGAATCGGGAATAAAGTAGGAGAGGCATTCACTCCTGAAGAAATTGAGGAAATGCAATTAGGATATACATCAGAAGGTAGTAAAAATGTTCGTTTCTTAAGTGAAGTAGCTTCCAAACAAATTGAGCCGATTAACGGGTCACAAAAAAACATGGCAGATGTATATGCACATAAAGGGTTTGCCTATACAGGAACGCATACAGCTGGTGGAGGTAATGGAGGGGTTCGTGTATTTGACTTAAGTAATCCATCTGATCCGCAAGAGGTTGCAGTATTTGCTAACGAGATTCCTCATACTTGGCAAGAAAAAGTGATCGTAAAATCCGTTAACACACCTCACTTCCGAGGAGACTTAGCAGTAGTAAGTGTACAACAAACTTCTCGAAATAATGCCAACAGACCTGACAGTGTTGGGGGAGTTTTACTATATGATGTGAGTGACCCATACAATCCAGAACGCCTTGGATTTTATCCACTAGATCGAAGAGTAACAGGAACTCATGAACTATATTTAACAACTCAAGGAAACCGTCCACTTCTATTAACATCGAATCCTTATGCAGATTATTATACACACGGTACGGAGAGAGACTTCCAAATTATCGATGTTTCGGATCCAACTAATCCAGAAAAAATATGGGAGTGGGATGCTAGAGATTTAGAAGAAGTTCCAGAAAATTGGAACGGGTACAACTGGACAGATCCGAACGACCGCCCGCGTGCAGTATTTAACCATAGTGTCATTACAGACAACAATGGCCATTATGCATATGTATCAATGTGGGATTTAGGTACCGTAATTTTTGATATTAGAAATCCTGAAGAGCCTGTTTACCTAGGTAGAACAAGCTATGAGCCTCACGTAAAAGGAGCGGCCCACTCCGCTGCATTAGCGAAAGGTGGCAATATTTTAATCGAAACTCGTGAAGTAGCGAATCCAGTCGGAGAAGGCTTTGAATCAGCATACGGCTATACGCGAATTTACGACATTAAAGACAAAACGAACCCTGTATTATTAAGTCAATTCACAACAGACCTAACATATGACGTTCCAAACCCACCTGTATCGACTTTCGCAAAAACAGTACATGATCCGAAAGTGCAAGGAAACACATTATACTTATCCTACTACTCTGGAGGCGTCATTTCCGTAGACATTACGGACCCAACTAACCCAGTTCAAATCGGACAATACACACCAGAACGCGGTAACACTTGGGGCGTATTCGTAGACCGCAACTACGTACTAGGATCAGACATGAACAGTGGCTTAAAAGTACTACTCAAAAACAACGCAGGTGGCAACGGCAACACACCAACACCATAA